Proteins encoded within one genomic window of Lynx canadensis isolate LIC74 chromosome B2, mLynCan4.pri.v2, whole genome shotgun sequence:
- the RPS12 gene encoding 40S ribosomal protein S12 produces MAEEGIAAGGVMDVNTALQEVLKTALIHDGLARGIREAAKALDKRQAHLCVLASNCDEPMYVKLVEALCAEHQINLIKVDDNKKLGEWVGLCKIDREGKPRKVVGCSCVVVKDYGKESQAKDVIEEYFKCKK; encoded by the exons ATGGCCGAGGAAGG CATTGCTGCTGGAGGTGTAATGGACGTTAATACTGCTTTACAAGAGGTGCTGAAGACCGCCCTCATCCACGATGGCCTGGCACGTGGAATTCGCGAAGCTGCCAAAGCCTTAGACAA GCGCCAAGCCCATCTTTGTGTGCTTGCATCCAACTGCGACGAGCCTATGTATGTCAAGTTGGTGGAGGCCCTTTGTGCTGAGCACCAGATCAACCTAATTAAG GTTGATGACAACAAGAAACTAGGGGAATGGGTCGGCCTCTGTAAAATTGACAGGGAGGGAAAACCCCGTAAAGTGGTTGGTTGCAGTTGTGTGGTGGTTAAG gactATGGCAAAGAGTCTCAGGCCAAGGATGTCATCGAGGAATACTTCAAAtgcaagaaatga